One region of Collinsella aerofaciens ATCC 25986 genomic DNA includes:
- the istA gene encoding IS21 family transposase: MERNVMGELNVYRGSGAKPNFSEIARRHGMDRHTVAKYWREGEAAADGRSARGSAFDPLEEVIRAKAQLPGMTKMAVYAFLREGRGEGLPGYGAFTAWCRGRDVPFGGVGGREPHPRFETPPGRQLQFDWKEGMRLVDSEGEVFEFSVFTATLGYSRKHRFIPVRSRTLDDLLSCLLATFTRLGGVPEECITDNMSCLVTVSGRRRTRQERAWRFAREAGFELRLCAPRSPQTKGKDESANRFLNRLLAYGGEFTGWSGLAEAVARIEAQANSEPNRTTGLPPDALFMREKESLRPIGNLRLLESMVGDVSVQTVPPTMLVRAAGREWSVPRRCIGRRVSVIAMPGGQVVVRMAGEEVAVHDAASGPSRPINYDPDHYGQALEGKRGLADADIAEAARANLALLDSLGGA, encoded by the coding sequence ATGGAGCGAAACGTAATGGGAGAGCTGAACGTCTACAGGGGGTCCGGCGCGAAGCCGAACTTCAGCGAGATCGCGAGGAGGCACGGCATGGACCGGCACACGGTCGCCAAGTACTGGCGGGAGGGCGAGGCCGCCGCCGACGGGAGGTCCGCGAGGGGCAGCGCCTTCGACCCGCTCGAGGAGGTGATCCGCGCGAAGGCCCAGCTGCCCGGGATGACCAAGATGGCCGTGTACGCGTTCCTGCGCGAGGGCCGCGGGGAGGGGCTGCCCGGGTACGGCGCCTTCACCGCATGGTGCCGGGGCCGCGACGTGCCCTTCGGGGGTGTGGGCGGCCGCGAGCCGCACCCGCGGTTCGAGACGCCCCCGGGCAGGCAGCTGCAGTTCGACTGGAAGGAGGGCATGAGGCTCGTCGACTCGGAGGGCGAGGTCTTCGAGTTCAGCGTGTTCACCGCGACGCTCGGCTATTCCCGGAAGCACCGCTTCATACCGGTCAGGAGCCGCACGCTCGACGACCTGCTGTCCTGCCTGCTCGCCACCTTCACCCGCCTCGGCGGCGTCCCGGAGGAGTGCATCACGGACAACATGTCGTGCCTGGTGACCGTCTCGGGCCGCAGGAGGACCAGGCAGGAGAGGGCGTGGCGGTTCGCGCGGGAGGCCGGCTTCGAGCTCAGGCTCTGCGCGCCGCGCTCGCCGCAGACCAAGGGCAAGGACGAGTCGGCCAACCGCTTCCTGAACCGCCTGCTCGCCTACGGCGGCGAGTTCACCGGGTGGAGCGGCCTCGCCGAGGCGGTGGCCCGGATCGAGGCCCAGGCAAACTCGGAGCCGAACCGCACCACCGGCCTGCCGCCTGACGCGCTGTTCATGCGGGAGAAGGAGAGCCTGCGACCCATCGGGAACCTCCGTCTCCTCGAGTCGATGGTGGGCGACGTGAGCGTCCAGACCGTCCCGCCGACCATGCTCGTCAGGGCCGCCGGCAGGGAGTGGTCCGTGCCCAGGCGCTGCATCGGCCGGCGCGTGAGCGTCATAGCGATGCCCGGCGGCCAGGTCGTGGTGAGGATGGCCGGCGAGGAGGTCGCCGTCCACGACGCCGCGTCCGGGCCGTCGAGGCCCATCAACTACGACCCCGACCACTATGGGCAGGCCCTCGAGGGGAAGCGCGGCCTGGCCGACGCGGACATCGCCGAGGCCGCGCGCGCCAACCTCGCGCTGCTCGACTCGCTCGGAGGGGCGTGA
- a CDS encoding hydrogenase maturation nickel metallochaperone HypA: MHEVGIVNGILDTVIRAARGAGASRAVLVTLRIGDMTEVVREALDFAWEAFRDEDPLTRGCELAVEEVHPQSECLDCGEVFDHDRFHCRCPQCGGSNVRLLHGRELDIASIEIETPDD, encoded by the coding sequence ATGCACGAGGTTGGCATTGTCAACGGCATACTCGATACAGTGATTCGCGCGGCGCGTGGGGCGGGGGCCTCGCGCGCCGTTTTGGTAACGCTGCGTATCGGGGATATGACCGAGGTCGTGCGCGAGGCGCTCGACTTTGCCTGGGAGGCGTTTCGCGACGAGGACCCGCTCACGCGCGGCTGCGAGCTTGCCGTGGAGGAGGTCCATCCACAAAGCGAGTGCCTGGACTGCGGCGAGGTCTTTGATCACGACCGTTTCCATTGTCGCTGTCCCCAGTGTGGCGGCTCCAACGTGCGTCTGCTGCACGGCCGCGAACTCGACATCGCAAGTATCGAGATCGAGACCCCCGACGATTAG
- a CDS encoding zinc-ribbon domain-containing protein, with the protein MPRFCTHCGKLLKDDERFCTSCGTPVTDDGQASQSQEDAQAAVTVQSAHQPAPAPQPEAGATQQWATPAGSAPQQPIPTAAPQAGAPAAPKNNNALFIGIIAALIVVIIALVVFFMIKPFDKGTDDTKGTTIEKVKIDHDNDDASVKGDPNKLDDNDDDAHDATTISEQNVYDQLSSYYSRLSDLDQQVRDCATTFNTYYLKDDRSSRQSASDTAEALEDQIGDLKDEVEDLDVPIDSQNYSSWKDIITLYDDLENRIDVICDAWEISLEYSSPANHKDEIVAPLARDNVAGTNDNKYRLDFEDRYPGAAPVEVK; encoded by the coding sequence ATGCCCCGGTTTTGTACCCATTGCGGCAAGCTTCTGAAAGACGACGAGCGCTTCTGCACCAGCTGCGGAACGCCGGTAACCGATGATGGCCAGGCCTCTCAGTCGCAAGAGGATGCGCAGGCAGCCGTGACCGTACAGTCCGCCCATCAGCCCGCGCCCGCTCCCCAGCCGGAAGCTGGCGCGACGCAGCAATGGGCGACGCCAGCCGGCTCCGCGCCGCAGCAACCCATACCGACCGCCGCTCCGCAGGCCGGTGCTCCCGCTGCGCCCAAAAACAACAACGCTCTGTTTATCGGCATCATCGCCGCGCTAATCGTCGTGATTATCGCGCTCGTCGTGTTCTTTATGATCAAGCCTTTCGACAAGGGCACCGATGATACCAAGGGCACGACGATCGAGAAGGTCAAGATCGACCACGATAACGACGATGCGTCCGTCAAGGGCGACCCCAACAAGCTTGACGATAATGACGATGACGCCCACGATGCCACCACCATCAGCGAGCAGAACGTCTACGACCAGCTGAGCTCCTACTACAGCAGGCTCTCCGATCTTGATCAGCAGGTTCGCGACTGCGCTACCACGTTCAACACGTACTATCTCAAGGATGACCGCAGCTCGCGCCAATCTGCCAGCGATACCGCCGAGGCGCTCGAGGATCAGATCGGCGACCTGAAGGACGAGGTCGAGGACCTGGACGTTCCCATCGACTCGCAGAATTACAGCTCGTGGAAAGATATCATCACGCTCTATGACGACCTGGAGAATCGCATCGACGTGATTTGCGACGCTTGGGAGATCAGCCTTGAGTACTCCAGCCCCGCCAACCACAAGGACGAGATCGTGGCGCCGCTGGCGCGCGACAACGTAGCGGGCACCAACGACAACAAATACCGTCTGGACTTTGAGGACCGCTACCCCGGCGCCGCACCCGTCGAGGTGAAGTAA
- a CDS encoding STAS domain-containing protein, giving the protein MDLGISTNPTPELYTIKVTGEIDISNADSLRNAIDLALEQPTEAVELDFAQVSYIDSTGIGVLVGAAHHAVDHGKRFSCTNVQPQVMRVVQLLGVDQEISITAA; this is encoded by the coding sequence ATGGATTTGGGTATTTCCACCAACCCCACGCCAGAGCTCTATACCATTAAGGTAACCGGCGAGATTGATATCTCCAATGCCGATAGTCTGCGCAACGCCATCGACTTGGCGCTCGAGCAGCCCACCGAGGCCGTTGAGCTCGATTTTGCCCAGGTGAGCTACATCGATTCGACGGGCATTGGCGTGCTCGTGGGCGCCGCGCACCACGCGGTCGACCACGGTAAGCGCTTTAGCTGCACTAATGTGCAGCCCCAGGTGATGCGCGTGGTTCAGCTGCTGGGCGTCGACCAGGAGATTTCGATCACGGCGGCATAA
- a CDS encoding twin-arginine translocase TatA/TatE family subunit, with the protein MFGIGEGELAIIVVFGFLLFGPDKLPQMGRTIGRAIRQFRETQEKMTAVVQSEIIDPVSEAASAPVKPKKAAVDDDSDADDDAVETVAPAKKETFAERRARLAAEKAASEGATEDEGIAEEAKGAEPAAAAAAAAEPEPAAEPEPEPEPAEPTTADLYARRPRKRKAVVDQLARELEAEDDAAAADAPKGGDE; encoded by the coding sequence GTGTTTGGTATTGGAGAGGGTGAGCTGGCAATCATCGTGGTCTTCGGCTTTTTGCTGTTTGGCCCGGATAAGCTCCCGCAGATGGGCCGCACGATCGGCCGTGCCATCCGTCAGTTCCGCGAGACGCAGGAAAAGATGACGGCCGTTGTTCAGTCCGAGATCATCGATCCGGTAAGCGAGGCTGCTTCGGCTCCGGTCAAGCCCAAGAAGGCTGCCGTCGATGACGATTCCGATGCGGACGATGATGCCGTCGAGACGGTCGCGCCCGCAAAGAAGGAGACCTTTGCCGAGCGCCGTGCCCGCCTTGCCGCCGAGAAGGCTGCGAGCGAGGGTGCCACCGAGGACGAAGGTATTGCCGAGGAGGCCAAGGGTGCAGAGCCTGCCGCCGCTGCTGCTGCCGCAGCCGAGCCCGAGCCTGCTGCAGAGCCGGAGCCCGAGCCCGAGCCGGCAGAGCCCACGACAGCTGACCTCTACGCCCGTCGTCCCCGTAAGCGCAAGGCTGTCGTCGACCAGCTCGCTCGCGAGCTCGAGGCCGAGGACGACGCCGCTGCCGCCGACGCCCCGAAGGGAGGCGATGAGTAA
- a CDS encoding serine hydrolase: MSLGGCAARRNEAEGSAVPVKQKANHPSAQKTEAVACASWIAGLQQDIEALVEPYDGSTSVYAVALDPQTFASLDGEVAVAPDARRVAASIIKLPILACALETVTAGELSLDEQITVTQQDIVGGSGNIQSRGAGVSYGIDELLHAMIAQSDNVAANLVIGRLGMDTVNETCAALGLTQTVLARLMMDTEAQAQGRENYTSARDAAAVLQRLAAGTIATPELCERARGYLLAQEDARGIVEGVPGGVLVAHKTGSLANAQHDAAIVYAERPYVLAILTQDLEREQALALERDISFAINARAHS, encoded by the coding sequence ATGAGTCTCGGCGGTTGTGCCGCGCGCCGCAACGAGGCTGAGGGCTCCGCTGTCCCTGTCAAACAAAAAGCGAATCATCCGTCCGCTCAAAAGACGGAAGCTGTCGCCTGTGCTTCTTGGATTGCCGGCCTTCAGCAAGATATCGAAGCCCTTGTCGAGCCGTATGATGGGTCTACCTCGGTCTATGCTGTGGCGCTTGATCCACAAACGTTCGCGTCGCTCGATGGTGAAGTCGCTGTAGCGCCGGACGCGCGACGTGTGGCGGCAAGCATCATCAAGCTTCCCATTCTCGCTTGTGCGCTCGAGACCGTGACGGCGGGCGAGCTGTCCCTCGACGAGCAGATAACGGTAACGCAACAGGATATCGTGGGTGGCAGCGGCAACATTCAGTCGCGCGGCGCGGGTGTGTCGTACGGTATTGACGAGCTGCTGCACGCTATGATCGCCCAGAGCGATAACGTGGCAGCGAACCTTGTTATCGGCAGGCTTGGCATGGATACGGTCAACGAAACGTGTGCCGCATTGGGGCTGACCCAGACCGTGCTCGCTCGTTTGATGATGGACACCGAGGCCCAGGCACAAGGTCGCGAGAACTATACGAGCGCCCGTGATGCTGCGGCTGTGTTGCAACGGCTGGCGGCAGGGACAATCGCGACGCCCGAGCTATGCGAGCGAGCGCGCGGATATCTGCTGGCGCAGGAAGACGCGCGCGGTATTGTCGAAGGCGTTCCCGGCGGCGTTTTGGTCGCGCACAAAACGGGCAGCCTGGCGAATGCTCAGCACGATGCCGCAATCGTCTACGCCGAGCGCCCTTACGTGCTGGCAATCCTCACCCAAGACCTCGAACGCGAGCAGGCCCTAGCCCTCGAGCGCGACATTTCCTTCGCCATCAACGCCCGCGCCCACTCCTAA
- a CDS encoding DNA topoisomerase I, with translation MKLIIAEKNDAARQIAERLSTGKPKKDKVYNTAIYRFEWKGEECVTIGLAGHILAPDFCDSVLFDKKLGWYSVTEDGEMLPADIPDGLARPPYDTKRKPFLADGISIKGWKLESLPYLTWAPVIKLPAEKELIRSLKNLAKKSDSVIIATDFDREGELIGSDALNKVREVAPDLPVARAQYSSFTKAEITQAFDNLVSLDQNLADAGESRQHIDLIWGAVLTRYLTLAKFGGFGNVRSAGRVQTPTLALVVERERERMAFVPEDYWQIRGMGAAQGAAEDDRFKIAHKTARFTDKDAAEAAYGHVDGVATATVAAVTKRSRKQQPPTPFATTSLQAAAAAEGISPARTMRIAESLYMAGLISYPRVDNTVYPATLDLGAVVSDLAKINPALAPVCKKVLAGPMKPTRGKVETTDHPPIYPTGEGDPSALDGGQRKLYDLIARRFLATLMGPATIENTKLELDVNGEPFVASGDVLVTPGFREAYPYGLKRDEQMPPLEQGDAVDVFDIKLEAKQTEPPARYSQGKLVQEMEKRGLGTKSTRASIIERLYAVRYLKNDPVEPSQLGIAIIDALSQFAPRITSPDMTSELDGDMTRVERGEDTEEHVVTHSRALLAGVLDELLKHTQELGDAISDAVTADARVGACPKCGKDLVMKTSAKTRGSFIGCMGWPDCDVTYPVPSGVKVSPLEGEAAVCPECGAPRIKCQPFRQKAFEICVNPTCPTNYEPDLKVGECKVCAEAGRHGDLIAHKSEKSGKRFIRCTNYDDCGVSYPLPARGKLEATGETCPECGAPIVVVNTARGPWRICVNMDCPTKEKKPARGRKTTTKASAAKKTTAAKKTAAKKTTAKKTTAKKSTTKKTAADK, from the coding sequence TTGAAGCTCATCATCGCCGAGAAAAACGACGCCGCGCGTCAGATTGCCGAGCGTCTGTCCACGGGCAAGCCCAAAAAGGACAAGGTGTACAACACCGCCATCTACCGTTTTGAGTGGAAGGGCGAGGAGTGCGTGACCATCGGCCTTGCCGGTCACATCCTAGCGCCCGATTTTTGCGACAGCGTGCTGTTCGATAAAAAGCTGGGCTGGTATTCGGTCACCGAGGACGGCGAGATGCTGCCGGCCGACATACCCGATGGCCTGGCGCGTCCGCCCTACGACACCAAGCGCAAGCCGTTTCTTGCCGATGGCATCTCAATCAAGGGCTGGAAACTCGAGAGCCTGCCTTACCTCACCTGGGCGCCCGTCATTAAGCTACCGGCCGAGAAGGAACTCATTCGTTCGCTCAAGAACCTCGCCAAGAAGTCCGACAGTGTCATCATCGCCACGGACTTCGATCGCGAGGGCGAGCTGATCGGTTCGGACGCCCTCAACAAGGTGCGCGAGGTTGCGCCCGACCTGCCGGTCGCCCGCGCCCAGTATTCTTCGTTTACCAAGGCCGAGATCACGCAGGCCTTCGATAATCTCGTCTCGCTCGACCAGAATCTGGCCGACGCCGGCGAGAGCCGCCAGCACATCGACCTCATTTGGGGTGCGGTGCTCACGCGCTACCTGACGCTCGCCAAGTTTGGCGGCTTTGGTAACGTGCGCTCTGCCGGCCGTGTGCAGACGCCGACGCTTGCCCTGGTGGTCGAGCGCGAGCGCGAGCGCATGGCGTTTGTGCCCGAGGACTATTGGCAGATCCGCGGCATGGGCGCCGCACAGGGTGCTGCCGAGGACGACCGCTTTAAGATTGCGCACAAGACGGCGCGCTTTACCGACAAGGATGCTGCTGAGGCGGCGTACGGCCACGTTGACGGCGTTGCGACGGCAACCGTCGCCGCGGTGACCAAGCGTTCGCGCAAGCAGCAGCCGCCCACGCCGTTTGCGACCACCTCGCTGCAGGCTGCCGCCGCAGCCGAGGGCATCTCACCTGCGCGTACCATGCGCATCGCCGAGTCCCTCTACATGGCCGGTCTCATCAGCTACCCGCGTGTCGACAATACCGTGTACCCTGCGACGCTCGATCTGGGCGCCGTGGTGAGCGACCTTGCAAAGATCAACCCGGCGCTGGCGCCCGTGTGCAAAAAGGTGCTCGCCGGCCCCATGAAGCCCACGCGCGGCAAAGTCGAAACCACCGACCACCCGCCTATCTATCCCACGGGCGAGGGCGATCCGTCCGCGCTCGACGGTGGCCAGCGCAAGCTCTACGACCTCATCGCCCGTCGCTTCCTGGCAACGCTCATGGGTCCCGCGACCATCGAGAACACCAAGCTCGAGCTCGACGTCAATGGTGAGCCGTTCGTGGCTTCGGGCGATGTGCTCGTGACCCCGGGTTTCCGTGAGGCGTATCCGTATGGACTCAAGCGCGACGAGCAGATGCCGCCGCTGGAGCAGGGCGATGCGGTCGACGTGTTCGACATTAAGCTCGAGGCCAAGCAGACCGAGCCGCCCGCACGCTACAGCCAGGGCAAGCTCGTGCAGGAGATGGAAAAGCGCGGCCTGGGCACCAAGTCCACGCGCGCGAGCATCATCGAGCGCCTGTACGCCGTGCGCTATCTCAAAAACGATCCCGTGGAGCCGAGCCAGCTGGGCATCGCCATCATCGATGCACTGTCGCAGTTTGCCCCGCGCATCACGAGCCCCGATATGACCAGCGAGCTCGACGGCGACATGACCCGCGTGGAGCGCGGCGAGGACACCGAAGAGCATGTCGTGACGCACTCGCGCGCGCTGCTGGCCGGTGTGCTCGACGAGCTGCTCAAGCATACGCAGGAACTGGGCGATGCTATCAGCGACGCCGTCACGGCCGATGCGCGCGTGGGCGCCTGCCCCAAGTGCGGCAAGGACTTGGTTATGAAGACGAGCGCCAAGACCCGCGGCAGCTTTATCGGCTGCATGGGCTGGCCCGACTGCGATGTGACCTATCCGGTGCCGAGCGGCGTCAAGGTGAGCCCGCTCGAGGGCGAGGCTGCTGTGTGCCCCGAATGCGGTGCGCCGCGCATTAAGTGCCAGCCGTTCCGCCAAAAGGCTTTCGAGATTTGCGTGAACCCCACATGCCCCACCAACTACGAGCCCGACCTTAAGGTGGGCGAGTGCAAGGTGTGCGCCGAGGCAGGACGCCATGGCGACCTGATCGCACACAAGAGCGAGAAGAGCGGCAAGCGCTTTATCCGCTGCACCAACTATGACGACTGCGGCGTGAGCTATCCGCTGCCGGCGCGTGGCAAGCTCGAGGCGACGGGCGAGACCTGCCCCGAGTGCGGCGCCCCCATCGTGGTGGTCAACACCGCGCGCGGCCCGTGGCGCATCTGCGTGAACATGGACTGCCCGACCAAGGAGAAGAAGCCCGCCCGCGGCCGCAAGACCACGACCAAGGCGAGCGCGGCGAAGAAGACCACGGCAGCAAAGAAGACTGCTGCCAAGAAGACGACGGCCAAAAAGACGACTGCCAAGAAGTCGACTACCAAAAAGACCGCTGCCGACAAGTAA
- the tatC gene encoding twin-arginine translocase subunit TatC, with protein sequence MPIGPARMPLFDHLGELRRRLTIVVVSVFAAAIVLYFATPVVLDILEDPIRSFVPDGKFYITTTLGGFGLRFSLAIKMAVVMCTPMIIWQILAFFLPALRPNERKWVVPTVLASTVLFFLGAIFCYFIIIPAGFEWLIGETSAVATALPDLENYVNMELLFMIGFGVAFELPLIIFYLSVFHIVSYAAFRGAWRYVYVGLLVGSAVITPDGSPVTLGLMYGALLSLYEISLAIARVVITAREGKEGLFVSRLDLFSDDEDDEE encoded by the coding sequence ATGCCTATCGGACCTGCGCGTATGCCGCTCTTCGATCACCTGGGAGAGCTCCGTCGCCGCCTGACCATCGTGGTCGTGTCGGTGTTCGCCGCCGCTATCGTGCTGTATTTCGCCACGCCTGTGGTGCTCGACATCCTGGAAGATCCCATCCGCTCCTTTGTGCCGGACGGTAAGTTCTACATCACTACCACGCTCGGCGGCTTTGGCTTGCGCTTCTCGCTGGCCATCAAGATGGCCGTGGTCATGTGCACGCCCATGATCATCTGGCAGATTCTGGCGTTTTTCCTGCCGGCGCTTCGCCCCAACGAGCGCAAGTGGGTCGTGCCCACGGTGCTCGCCTCGACGGTGCTGTTCTTCCTGGGTGCCATCTTCTGCTACTTCATCATCATTCCTGCGGGCTTTGAGTGGCTCATCGGCGAGACCTCGGCCGTCGCTACGGCACTGCCCGATCTGGAGAACTACGTCAACATGGAGCTGCTCTTTATGATCGGCTTTGGCGTGGCGTTTGAGCTGCCGCTCATCATCTTCTATCTGTCCGTCTTCCACATCGTGTCCTACGCTGCTTTCCGCGGTGCCTGGCGTTATGTATACGTTGGCCTGCTCGTGGGTTCGGCTGTGATCACGCCCGACGGCTCGCCCGTTACGCTGGGTCTCATGTATGGCGCCCTGCTCTCGCTCTACGAGATTTCGCTCGCCATCGCCCGTGTGGTCATTACCGCGCGCGAGGGCAAGGAGGGCCTGTTTGTGAGTCGTCTGGACCTGTTCTCGGACGATGAGGACGACGAGGAGTAA
- the hypB gene encoding hydrogenase nickel incorporation protein HypB: MAEKTIDIASPILSRNERLADQLRQRFNETNTYVINVLSSPGSGKTTTILGTNERLRDKAGLRCAVIEGDIASDVDAITMKEAGMPAIQINTGGLCHLEGNMIMEAVDAFDQAVGLENIDVIFIENVGNLVCPVDFDLGENLSIMILSVPEGDDKPIKYPGIFQHAGAQLLNKVDVAPAFDFDMDRYTKTLDDLNPQAPRFAVSARKGEGMDAWCDWLIGQIEQARA, encoded by the coding sequence ATGGCCGAGAAAACGATTGATATCGCGTCGCCGATCCTGTCGCGCAACGAGCGCCTGGCAGATCAGCTGCGTCAGCGATTTAATGAGACAAACACCTACGTGATCAACGTCTTGTCGAGCCCCGGCTCGGGTAAGACAACAACGATTCTGGGCACCAACGAGCGCCTGCGCGACAAGGCCGGCTTGCGCTGCGCCGTCATCGAAGGCGATATCGCCTCGGACGTCGACGCCATCACCATGAAGGAAGCCGGCATGCCTGCCATCCAGATCAACACGGGCGGCCTGTGCCACCTTGAGGGCAACATGATCATGGAGGCCGTTGACGCGTTCGACCAGGCCGTGGGTCTGGAAAACATCGACGTCATCTTTATCGAAAACGTGGGTAACCTGGTCTGCCCAGTCGACTTTGACCTGGGCGAAAACCTGTCCATCATGATTCTCTCGGTGCCCGAGGGCGACGACAAGCCCATCAAGTACCCGGGCATCTTTCAGCACGCCGGCGCGCAGCTGCTCAACAAGGTCGATGTGGCCCCGGCTTTCGATTTTGACATGGATAGGTATACTAAGACACTCGATGACCTCAATCCGCAGGCGCCGCGGTTTGCCGTGAGCGCGCGCAAGGGCGAGGGCATGGATGCCTGGTGCGATTGGCTCATCGGGCAGATTGAGCAAGCAAGGGCGTAA
- the istB gene encoding IS21-like element helper ATPase IstB, translating to MADFDWDFQPSVPRAEIEELATLRFVERAENVLFVGSPGVGKTHLAVALGIEAVRAGREVRFVDCARLVEDLEDASSRGILKKRLKYYAHSRLLIIDELGYLDVGSAGADLLFQLISTRYEQRSTIITTNVGISGWGRVFGDDVAASAIADRVCHHCHLVKITGRSYRLKDLPRDGPVKP from the coding sequence CTGGCGGACTTCGACTGGGACTTCCAGCCGTCGGTCCCGCGCGCCGAGATCGAGGAGCTCGCGACCCTGAGGTTCGTCGAGCGGGCCGAGAACGTCCTGTTCGTGGGGAGCCCCGGCGTGGGCAAGACGCACCTCGCCGTCGCGCTGGGCATCGAGGCGGTCAGGGCGGGGCGCGAGGTCAGGTTCGTGGACTGCGCCCGGCTCGTCGAGGACCTGGAGGACGCCTCGTCGCGCGGCATCCTCAAGAAGAGGCTCAAGTACTACGCCCACTCGAGGCTGCTGATCATCGACGAGCTCGGCTACCTCGACGTCGGTAGCGCGGGCGCGGACCTGCTGTTCCAGCTGATATCGACGCGCTACGAGCAGCGCTCGACGATCATCACCACCAACGTGGGGATCAGCGGCTGGGGCAGGGTGTTCGGGGACGACGTGGCGGCGAGCGCGATCGCGGACAGGGTGTGCCACCACTGCCACCTGGTCAAGATAACGGGCAGGTCCTACAGGCTGAAGGACCTGCCGAGGGACGGTCCCGTCAAGCCGTGA
- a CDS encoding transposase: protein MPRVPGVPHIRPSRLLRPSRNCPHQCSQSTSGESDRRGAITKAGNKHLRKALVEAAWHYLTCSARPKEPARGQAPDPGARRHAAKGVRRLVERRGTLLARGVHNNKANVATARELACWVWAVGLMAEEA, encoded by the coding sequence ATGCCTCGGGTGCCTGGGGTCCCTCATATACGGCCCTCCCGTCTCCTGCGCCCCTCCCGGAACTGTCCACATCAGTGTAGCCAATCCACCAGCGGGGAGAGCGACCGCAGGGGCGCGATCACCAAGGCGGGCAACAAGCACCTGAGAAAGGCGCTGGTCGAGGCCGCGTGGCACTACCTGACGTGCTCCGCGCGGCCGAAGGAGCCCGCCAGGGGCCAGGCCCCGGACCCGGGCGCCCGCAGGCATGCCGCCAAGGGCGTGCGGAGGCTGGTCGAGAGGCGCGGGACCCTGCTCGCGCGCGGGGTCCACAACAACAAGGCGAACGTCGCCACGGCGCGCGAGCTCGCCTGCTGGGTGTGGGCGGTCGGCCTCATGGCCGAGGAGGCGTAG